Proteins encoded by one window of Gammaproteobacteria bacterium:
- a CDS encoding DNA-3-methyladenine glycosylase, translating into MTTLPEGPVQEVAKRLLGARLRTEFAGLATEVILTEVEAYGGVDDPASHASRGVNARNRAMFGPAGTLYVYRSYGVHWCANVVTGAVGMGEAVLLRAGLPTEGEETMRRRRGRRDHLCDGPGKLCQALGITGSQDGTSLFEGPVRLRLPAVPPPQTVLATSRVGISREKERPWRFTVIEFS; encoded by the coding sequence GTGACCACTCTGCCCGAAGGTCCGGTTCAGGAGGTCGCGAAACGTCTGCTCGGTGCGCGACTGCGGACCGAGTTTGCCGGCCTCGCCACGGAAGTGATCCTCACCGAGGTGGAGGCCTACGGTGGAGTCGACGACCCCGCCAGTCACGCTTCCAGGGGCGTCAACGCCCGCAACAGGGCGATGTTCGGTCCGGCGGGCACGCTGTACGTGTATCGATCCTACGGTGTGCACTGGTGCGCCAACGTGGTCACTGGGGCGGTGGGAATGGGGGAAGCGGTCCTGCTCAGAGCCGGACTGCCGACCGAGGGGGAAGAGACGATGCGACGGCGCCGGGGGAGAAGGGACCACCTGTGTGATGGCCCCGGGAAGCTTTGCCAGGCGCTGGGGATCACCGGGAGTCAGGATGGGACGAGCCTGTTCGAAGGGCCTGTGAGGCTGCGGCTGCCTGCAGTTCCCCCGCCACAGACCGTGCTGGCAACAAGCCGGGTCGGGATCAGCAGGGAGAAGGAGCGACCGTGGCGCTTCACAGTTATCGAGTTCTCATGA
- a CDS encoding phenylalanine--tRNA ligase subunit beta produces the protein MKVSLRWLKEFVAVPTDDPAELAEVLASLGHEVEGYQRLEAAFSGVVVGRVEQIERHPDADRLRFCQVSVGGVPQDIVCGADNFDVGAIVPVSVPGAVLAGGLHVEVRTIRGVRSHGMICSEAELGLGEGREGIMVLDPSTPVGTDFSTLVPYPDVIFDLSITPNRGDAMSILGIARDLAAYYRLDLSVPAAELQERGEASAVSIVLEDPVGCPRYVGREVREVTVSDSPLGMRLRLRDAGIRSINNVVDITNYVLLEYGQPLHGFDLDTIAEETIVVRRGRYGEDLRTLDGVKHEITPEDLLITDPERVIAFAGVMGGEETEVGPTTRRVLIEAAHFDAPTVMNTAQRHGLRTEASSRFERGVDPDLPARAAARAAHLLAQLAGGVPAPGSKDAYPSPIPERTVRLSLAEPGRLLGVSLAREEIVDLLERLGFGVRGEDPLDVTVPTYRPDVSRPADLVEEIARLYGLNHIPSRLPHGPGSGLGGTARRARTLRAALVGAGLWEASTLTFLAPEDLEKLHADAATAIRVRNPLREEESLLRTTLLPGLLKSVRFNASHGLPSVALFETGKVFIDTPDHVDPKIPFQPDTLAFVISGRFGAKTLGGESRPADFGTAGAVWKVIETAMGLEAEVRAEQLAGFHPGRAGRVFLDEHPIGAFGELHPAVTRAYGIEGRVAAGEFRLERLLETHGFWTFKEPSTYPPVVFDLAFEVHETVPSAELVKVIRDAAGPMLETVHLFDEFRGGSLPEGHKSLAVQLTFRSPDTTLTNEDVREDRGRIITAVADKLGGRLRGGA, from the coding sequence ATGAAAGTCTCCCTCCGCTGGCTGAAGGAGTTCGTCGCCGTCCCGACGGACGACCCGGCCGAGCTTGCCGAGGTGCTGGCATCGCTCGGGCATGAAGTCGAGGGTTACCAACGCTTGGAGGCGGCGTTTTCGGGCGTCGTGGTCGGCAGGGTCGAGCAGATCGAACGGCACCCCGACGCCGACCGGCTTCGCTTCTGCCAAGTGTCGGTCGGGGGAGTGCCGCAGGACATCGTGTGTGGAGCCGACAACTTCGACGTCGGGGCGATCGTGCCGGTGTCGGTTCCCGGAGCAGTCCTCGCCGGAGGACTCCATGTGGAGGTTCGAACGATTCGAGGAGTCCGATCTCATGGGATGATCTGCTCGGAAGCCGAGTTGGGTCTGGGCGAGGGACGAGAAGGGATCATGGTCCTCGACCCTTCGACTCCCGTCGGTACGGACTTCTCGACCCTGGTGCCATATCCGGACGTCATCTTCGATCTCTCGATTACCCCGAACAGGGGCGATGCGATGTCCATCCTGGGAATCGCTCGGGACCTGGCCGCCTACTACCGGCTCGATCTATCCGTACCGGCAGCCGAGTTGCAGGAACGGGGTGAAGCGTCGGCGGTCTCCATCGTGCTGGAGGATCCGGTGGGATGTCCGAGGTATGTGGGCCGAGAAGTGCGCGAGGTCACTGTGTCGGATTCCCCGTTGGGGATGCGCCTGAGGCTGCGAGACGCCGGAATCCGCTCCATCAACAATGTCGTGGACATCACGAACTATGTCCTGCTCGAGTACGGCCAGCCGTTGCACGGCTTCGATCTCGACACGATTGCCGAGGAAACGATCGTCGTGCGCAGAGGCCGGTACGGAGAGGACCTGCGAACACTCGATGGAGTGAAACACGAGATCACTCCCGAGGACCTGCTGATCACGGATCCCGAACGGGTGATCGCATTCGCTGGAGTAATGGGAGGCGAAGAGACAGAAGTCGGCCCTACGACGCGTCGGGTGCTCATCGAAGCCGCTCATTTCGATGCCCCGACGGTCATGAATACGGCACAGCGGCACGGGTTGCGGACCGAAGCTTCGTCCCGATTCGAACGAGGAGTGGATCCGGACCTTCCGGCACGAGCCGCGGCACGAGCCGCACATCTGCTGGCGCAGCTCGCCGGGGGCGTGCCCGCCCCCGGTTCGAAAGACGCGTACCCGAGTCCGATCCCTGAGCGAACGGTCAGGCTCTCCCTTGCCGAGCCTGGACGTCTCCTGGGGGTCTCCCTTGCCCGAGAGGAGATCGTCGATCTGCTGGAGCGACTCGGTTTCGGCGTGCGAGGAGAAGATCCTTTGGACGTCACCGTGCCGACGTATCGTCCTGACGTGAGCCGGCCGGCGGATCTGGTCGAGGAGATCGCGAGGCTGTACGGACTCAACCATATCCCCTCGCGACTGCCGCACGGCCCCGGGTCCGGACTCGGCGGTACTGCCCGACGGGCCCGAACGCTCCGGGCAGCGCTCGTTGGAGCCGGGCTTTGGGAAGCGTCGACGCTGACGTTCCTCGCTCCGGAAGACCTCGAAAAGCTGCACGCAGACGCCGCGACCGCCATCCGCGTGCGGAATCCGTTGCGTGAGGAGGAGTCGCTGCTGCGCACCACGCTGCTTCCCGGGCTATTGAAGTCGGTACGTTTCAATGCCAGTCATGGGCTCCCTTCGGTTGCCCTTTTCGAGACGGGGAAGGTGTTCATCGATACTCCGGATCACGTCGATCCGAAGATCCCGTTTCAACCGGACACTCTGGCCTTTGTCATCTCCGGACGATTCGGTGCCAAGACGCTCGGGGGGGAGAGCCGGCCGGCCGATTTTGGCACCGCAGGAGCCGTCTGGAAGGTGATCGAAACAGCCATGGGCCTAGAGGCTGAAGTGCGCGCCGAACAGCTCGCAGGTTTTCACCCCGGACGTGCAGGGCGAGTATTCCTCGACGAGCATCCGATCGGCGCGTTCGGAGAACTGCACCCAGCGGTGACGCGGGCCTACGGAATCGAAGGACGTGTTGCCGCCGGCGAGTTCCGCTTGGAGAGATTGCTCGAAACGCATGGCTTCTGGACCTTCAAGGAACCGAGCACCTATCCGCCGGTTGTCTTCGACCTGGCGTTCGAGGTGCACGAGACCGTGCCTTCAGCCGAACTCGTCAAGGTGATCCGGGATGCCGCAGGTCCCATGCTCGAGACGGTGCACCTGTTCGATGAGTTTCGCGGCGGCTCCCTGCCGGAAGGCCACAAGAGCCTCGCCGTCCAGCTGACGTTCAGGTCGCCTGACACGACGCTGACGAACGAGGACGTTCGGGAGGACCGAGGCCGCATCATCACCGCCGTAGCCGACAAACTCGGAGGACGCCTCCGGGGGGGAGCGTAA
- a CDS encoding PBP1A family penicillin-binding protein, with the protein MKRWLLVLAGFALLAASCRLEPIDDPGLGTRGLTTVVYASDGSVLAEWHAEEDRALVGYEELPRSLIDAVVAIEDQRYWEHAGVDLHALARAIVANLDAGGVVQGASTITQQYLKNVVLTPEVTLDRKLTEAALALRLEEGLTKEEILERYLNTVYFGDGAYGVGTATAHFFGKAPADLTVAEAALLAGLIQSPSDTDPYRHPDAALRRRRVVLNKMVELGWLSPEEAKAADQEPLLLRPRDRGNEDRYPYFTEEVKRRLLHDPSLGATPQDRYNALFRGGLRIYTTIDPTAQEAAHAAIASVIEGADPSAALAAVDPRTGHVLALVGGRDFYDPTDPHAQFNLAVQGRRQPGSAFKPFVLAAALEHGFSLDSLFQGGRSITIQTDSGPWLVDNYNDAAFPNLTLLEGTVYSVNVVYAQVVDAIGAQHVVDVAKAAGITTDLQPFPAIALGAQEVTPLDMASAYGTFAADGTHVDPILVTAIETHDGVNIWEPVPIVTQAMSKDVAQSVTAALTETVRRGTGQQAKIGRPIAGKTGTSQKHRDAWFVGYTPELSAAVWVGYAEGQVSMEPPTTPFTITGGSWPAQIWARFASGALAGTPYGQLAEADTEGMVTVEVDLSTGFLAGPYCPRSHVARIRVPADQVPTVICPVHNPAGVVEAGAATVPDVIGLDLGSAVEALTTAGFTNHIDWSDGGALAQGTVFNQSPSAGFPAQAGSQVRLVVAGPEPGSVIPSLLGFPVGQAVTELQAIGAAVEIITQAEANPDDAARRAGVVWKQEPAPGTPAGQPVTLWANP; encoded by the coding sequence ATGAAGCGCTGGTTGCTGGTCCTTGCAGGTTTCGCGCTGCTCGCAGCGTCATGCCGGCTGGAACCCATCGATGATCCCGGGTTGGGCACACGGGGCCTGACTACCGTCGTCTATGCCTCCGATGGCTCTGTGCTGGCCGAGTGGCATGCGGAGGAAGACCGGGCACTTGTCGGCTACGAGGAGCTCCCCCGCTCTCTCATCGACGCAGTCGTGGCCATCGAAGACCAACGGTATTGGGAGCACGCCGGTGTCGATCTTCACGCGCTGGCTCGTGCCATCGTCGCAAACCTCGACGCCGGTGGCGTTGTGCAGGGCGCCTCCACCATCACCCAGCAATATCTGAAGAACGTCGTGCTCACACCCGAAGTCACCCTCGATCGCAAGCTCACCGAAGCTGCACTCGCCTTGCGCCTCGAGGAGGGGCTCACGAAGGAGGAGATCCTCGAGCGCTATCTCAACACCGTCTATTTCGGTGATGGCGCCTACGGTGTCGGCACGGCGACGGCGCATTTCTTCGGCAAAGCTCCGGCCGACCTCACCGTGGCCGAGGCTGCTCTCCTCGCCGGACTCATCCAGTCGCCATCGGACACCGATCCCTACCGGCATCCCGATGCCGCCTTGCGACGTCGCAGGGTCGTGCTCAACAAGATGGTCGAACTGGGTTGGCTCAGTCCCGAAGAAGCGAAGGCTGCCGACCAGGAACCTCTGCTCCTCCGACCACGGGATCGCGGCAACGAGGATCGCTACCCGTATTTCACCGAAGAAGTGAAACGGCGCCTCCTCCACGACCCGAGCCTCGGAGCAACCCCTCAGGACCGCTACAACGCGCTGTTCAGGGGTGGCCTGCGCATCTACACGACCATCGATCCGACGGCGCAGGAAGCGGCGCATGCGGCCATAGCGTCCGTGATCGAAGGAGCCGACCCGTCTGCCGCTCTGGCTGCCGTGGACCCGCGCACCGGCCATGTGCTGGCGCTGGTCGGCGGTCGGGACTTCTACGATCCGACCGACCCGCACGCCCAGTTCAATCTTGCGGTTCAGGGCCGCCGCCAACCGGGGTCGGCGTTCAAGCCCTTTGTATTGGCTGCTGCCCTCGAGCACGGGTTCTCGCTCGACTCGTTGTTCCAGGGTGGTCGCTCGATAACGATCCAGACCGACTCCGGCCCCTGGCTCGTCGACAACTACAACGATGCCGCATTTCCGAATCTGACGTTGCTCGAAGGCACCGTGTACAGCGTCAACGTCGTGTACGCGCAAGTCGTCGACGCCATTGGTGCGCAGCACGTTGTCGACGTCGCCAAGGCGGCAGGTATCACGACAGACCTCCAGCCGTTCCCTGCCATTGCACTCGGAGCTCAAGAGGTCACCCCGCTGGACATGGCCTCTGCATACGGAACCTTCGCTGCGGACGGCACCCACGTCGATCCGATTCTCGTCACTGCCATCGAGACACACGACGGCGTGAATATCTGGGAACCCGTTCCGATCGTCACCCAGGCGATGAGCAAGGACGTGGCGCAGTCGGTCACCGCTGCGCTCACAGAAACGGTCCGCCGCGGCACCGGCCAGCAGGCGAAGATCGGACGACCGATCGCCGGGAAGACCGGAACCTCACAGAAACACCGCGACGCGTGGTTCGTCGGGTACACGCCGGAGCTCTCCGCAGCCGTATGGGTTGGCTATGCGGAAGGTCAGGTCTCCATGGAACCACCAACAACTCCTTTCACGATCACCGGGGGGTCATGGCCGGCACAGATCTGGGCACGTTTCGCGTCCGGAGCACTCGCAGGCACTCCGTACGGCCAACTCGCCGAGGCCGACACGGAAGGCATGGTCACCGTGGAAGTCGACCTGTCGACCGGTTTCCTCGCCGGACCCTATTGCCCCAGGTCTCACGTCGCTCGCATTCGCGTCCCGGCCGATCAGGTCCCGACGGTCATATGTCCGGTCCACAACCCGGCCGGCGTCGTCGAGGCCGGGGCAGCGACCGTTCCCGACGTGATCGGATTGGATCTCGGGTCGGCCGTCGAAGCACTGACGACTGCCGGCTTCACGAACCACATCGACTGGAGCGACGGCGGAGCCCTCGCTCAAGGGACGGTGTTCAACCAGAGCCCATCGGCCGGCTTCCCCGCCCAGGCGGGAAGCCAGGTCCGCCTTGTCGTCGCCGGCCCGGAACCCGGTTCGGTCATCCCGTCGCTGCTCGGCTTCCCCGTGGGTCAGGCGGTTACGGAGCTGCAAGCGATCGGCGCGGCGGTCGAGATCATCACCCAAGCAGAAGCGAATCCCGACGATGCAGCCCGACGAGCTGGAGTCGTGTGGAAACAGGAACCCGCTCCGGGCACGCCTGCCGGTCAGCCGGTCACCCTGTGGGCCAACCCTTGA
- the argF gene encoding ornithine carbamoyltransferase: MDFLRIDDLTPDQLRAVLARAESVRRDPSAVSGRLAGRSVGLFFQKPSTRTRVSTELASAQLGAIPVVLGQQEVGFGSREAVKDVAGVLDRYLDVIAMRVFKHTDLVEVAEHAQAPVINLLSDVEHPCQALADLQTIAEERPMAGTTLAYVGDGNNVVHSLMVGAAMMEMKVRIATPAGYEPDPEYVAKAESFGDVFVTNDAEDAVRGADVVYTDVWASMGQENEAGERNRVFSPYRVDLALFEQAAEDAIFLHCLPAHRGSEVTDAVVDHVRSRVLDQAENRLHTFKALLLHLFE, encoded by the coding sequence ATGGACTTTCTGCGTATCGACGACCTGACACCCGATCAGCTGCGCGCCGTGCTGGCCCGCGCCGAATCCGTTCGCCGTGATCCGTCCGCCGTGAGCGGGCGGCTGGCCGGACGATCTGTCGGCTTGTTCTTCCAGAAGCCGTCGACGCGTACCCGTGTCTCCACGGAGCTCGCATCTGCTCAGCTGGGCGCCATTCCCGTCGTGCTCGGTCAGCAGGAAGTCGGTTTCGGCAGCCGAGAGGCCGTCAAGGACGTCGCGGGCGTCTTGGATCGGTATCTGGATGTGATCGCCATGCGGGTGTTCAAGCACACCGACCTGGTCGAAGTGGCCGAGCACGCGCAAGCTCCTGTGATCAATCTGCTTTCCGATGTGGAGCATCCATGCCAGGCCTTGGCGGATCTGCAGACCATCGCCGAGGAGCGCCCCATGGCCGGCACGACACTCGCGTACGTTGGCGACGGCAACAATGTTGTCCACTCGCTGATGGTCGGGGCCGCGATGATGGAGATGAAGGTTCGCATCGCCACTCCTGCCGGATACGAGCCTGATCCCGAGTATGTCGCAAAGGCCGAATCGTTTGGTGACGTATTCGTTACCAACGATGCCGAGGATGCGGTCCGGGGCGCCGACGTCGTCTACACGGACGTCTGGGCGTCGATGGGTCAGGAGAACGAGGCGGGGGAGCGCAACCGTGTGTTCTCGCCATATCGAGTCGACCTCGCTCTCTTCGAGCAGGCGGCGGAAGACGCGATCTTCCTGCACTGCCTGCCCGCACACCGGGGGAGTGAGGTCACCGACGCGGTGGTCGACCATGTCCGATCTCGGGTGCTCGATCAGGCGGAGAACCGATTGCACACGTTCAAAGCCTTGCTCCTACACCTGTTCGAGTGA